A window of the Arachis duranensis cultivar V14167 chromosome 5, aradu.V14167.gnm2.J7QH, whole genome shotgun sequence genome harbors these coding sequences:
- the LOC107490595 gene encoding extra-large guanine nucleotide-binding protein 3: protein MASDSPEDDKTWEDVLRRMLPAGAPLPDEEQLDYSIAVEYVGPPVPYDVPRVDPVEIAAATAAAAPIRTPSVASAASDYSAASPIPVAMPVHSRFSRFSRVRNGNGNGNGSGFGCEPRSPAAESQRSLSVSRTQFDSRSGEVDRSEFSGEDAADDAVSSASSPPQTAAPSSAPRAVEGKRPTTVTFNTPRDSEYDDDDDDEDDDGYTSPRSAATEPVGSPVAATAARAASAAPKKRWICSRCGNANRLKEKEACLVCDARYCSNCVLKAMGSMPEGRKCVSCIRKPIDESKRSSLGKSSRLLSKVCSPLEIRQIMKAEKECAANQLRPEQLIVNGRQLRQEELAEILGCPIPPQKLKPGRYWYDKDSGLWGKEGEKPDKIISSKLNIGGKLQSEASNGNTRVYMNGREITKIELRMLKLANVQCPRDTHFWVYDDGSYEEEGQNNIKGNIWGKASTRFICSLFSLPVPPTNPPGVKDNATNYSTRSVPEYLDHGRVQKLLLFGMEGSGTATLFKQAKFLYGSKFTEDELQNIKLMIQSNMYKYLSILLEGREQFEEEALAEKESTSLNGEGSGPGTTAEENKPTIYSINQRFKHFSDWLLDIMATGDLEAFFPAATREYAPMVDEIWRDPAAQETYKRREELHNLPDVAKYFLDRAIEISSNEYEPSEKDVLYAEGVTQSNGLAFMEFSFDDRSPMSEIYSENLNAPPPLSKYQLIRINSKGLRDGCKWLEMFEDVRVVIFCVALSDYDQVWPTSTSQFRNKMLASRDLFESLVRHPCFKDTPFVLLLNKYDAFEDKINKAPLSTCEWFSDFCPVRPHHNNHALAHQAFYYIAVRFKELYYSITGQKLFVGQTRGRDRGSVDEAFKYIREIIKWDDEKDDEYEINAEESFYSTEVSSSPYIRQE from the exons ATGGCATCTGACTCTCCCGAGGACGACAAAACCTGGGAGGACGTCCTCCGCCGCATGCTTCCCGCCGGCGCACCCTTGCCCGACGAGGAGCAGCTCGATTACTCTATCGCCGTTGAATACGTTGGTCCTCCGGTTCCATATGATGTTCCCAGAGTCGATCCGGTCGAAATCGCTGCCGCTACCGCCGCCGCAGCTCCGATTCGCACTCCATCCGTCGCCTCCGCCGCCTCCGACTATTCCGCCGCGTCTCCGATCCCAGTCGCCATGCCAGTTCACTCGCGTTTCTCACGGTTCTCCCGCGTCCGCAACGGTAACGGAAACGGAAACGGTAGTGGATTCGGTTGTGAACCGCGGAGTCCGGCGGCGGAGAGTCAGAGGTCGTTGTCGGTGTCGAGGACGCAGTTTGATTCGCGCAGCGGCGAGGTCGATCGGTCGGAGTTCTCAGGCGAGGATGCTGCCGACGATGCTGTCAGCTCCGCTTCGTCTCCACCGCAGACGGCGGCTCCAAGCTCGGCTCCCCGCGCCGTTGAAGGTAAGCGCCCTACAACGGTTACCTTCAATACTCCTAGGGATTCTGAATATGATGATGACGACGATGATGAAGACGATGACGGTTACACTTCCCCGAGATCGGCGGCGACAGAGCCGGTAGGATCTCCGGTAGCTGCAACGGCGGCACGCGCCGCCTCTGCCGCGCCGAAGAAGCGTTGGATTTGTAGCAGGTGTGGGAATGCGAATAGGTTGAAGGAGAAAGAAGCTTGTTTGGTGTGTGATGCTAGGTATTGTAGTAACTGTGTGTTGAAGGCTATGGGTTCTATGCCTGAGGGTAGAAAATGCGTAAGCTGCATTCGGAAGCCTATAGATGAGTCCAAGAGGTCAAGCTTAGGAAAGAGTTCTAGGCTTCTTTCTAAAGTTTGTAGCCCCTTGGAGATTAGGCAGATAATGAAGGCAGAGAAGGAGTGTGCCGCAAACCAGCTCCGGCCGGAGCAGCTCATCGTCAATGGCAGGCAGTTGAGGCAAGAGGAATTGGCTGAGATTCTTGGCTGTCCTATCCCGCCTCAGAAGTTGAAGCCTGGGAGGTATTGGTATGACAAGGATTCAGGACTTTGGGGCAAG GAGGGAGAGAAGCCTGACAAGATAATAAGTTCGAAGCTGAATATTGGAGGCAAACTTCAATCTGAAGCAAGCAATGGAAATACAAGGGTTTACATGAATGGTCGCGAAATAACGAAGATTGAACTCAGAATGTTAAAG CTGGCAAATGTACAATGCCCACGTGATACCCATTTCTGGGTTTATGATGATGGATCTTATGAGGAAGAAGGCCAAAACAATATCAAGGGAAACATATGGGGAAAG GCGTCCACTCGTTTCATTTGTTCATTATTCTCATTGCCTGTACCACCCACTAATCCTCCTGGGGTCAAAGATAATGCTACTAATTATTCGACAAGGTCTGTCCCTGAGTATCTGGACCATGGTAGAGTTCAGAAACTTTTGTTGTTTGGTATGGAAGGATCTGGAACGGCCACTCTCTTTAAACAG GCTAAGTTTTTATATGGAAGCAAGTTTACTGAAGATGAGTTGCAGAACATCAAgctcatgatccaaagcaataTGTACAAGTATCTCAGTATTTTGCTGGAAGGACGAGAGCAGTTTGAAGAGGAAGCTCTGGCTGAGAAAGAATCTACTTCGTTAAATGGTGAAGGATCTGGACCAG GAACAACAGCAGAAGAAAACAAGCCCACCATCTACTCAATCAATCAAAGATTCAAGCATTTTTCTGACTGGTTGCTGGATATTATGGCTACAGGAGATTTGGAGGCTTTCTTTCCTGCTGCTACCCGTGAGTATGCTCCTATGGTAGATGAGATCTGGAGAGATCCTGCTGCTCAGGAAACATACAAGAGAAGAGAGGAATTGCATAATCTTCCTGATGTTGCTAAATATTTTTTGGATCGG GCGATAGAAATATCTAGCAATGAGTATGAACCTTCTGAGAAGGATGTATTGTACGCTGAAGGAGTCACTCAGAGCAATGGTCTTGCCTTCATGGAATTCTCATTCGATGATAGGAGTCCCATGTCTGAGATATACAGTGAAAATCTTAATGCACCACCTCCCTTAAGCAA ATATCAATTGATTCGGATAAATTCGAAGGGTCTTCGTGATGGTTGCAAATGGTTGGAAATGTTTGAAGATGTGAGGGTGGTTATATTCTGTGTTGCCCTAAGTGACTATGACCAAGTGTGGCCTACAAGTACCAGTCAGTTTCGTAACAAGATGCTGGCAAGCAGGGATCTTTTTGAGAGCCTTGTGAGGCATCCTTGTTTCAAAGACACCCCTTTTGTGCTTCTGCTAAATAAGTACGATGCTTTTGAAGACAAGATAAATAAAGCTCCTCTTTCAACTTGCGAGTGGTTTTCAGACTTTTGTCCTGTGAGGCCCCATCACAATAATCACGCCCTAGCACACCAAGCATTTTACTACATAGCTGTGAGATTCAAGGAGCTTTATTATTCCATTACCGGCCAGAAGCTGTTTGTCGGGCAAACCCGAGGCCGGGATCGAGGGTCTGTTGACGAGGCCTTCAAATACATAAGGGAGATAATCAAATGGGATGATGAGAAGGATGATGAATATGAAATCAATGCAGAAGAGTCCTTTTACAGTACAGAAGTGAGCTCTTCTCCATACATTAGACAGGAATGA